A stretch of the Cyanobacteria bacterium GSL.Bin1 genome encodes the following:
- the psbV gene encoding cytochrome c-550: MLRKLILITVATVFFACQLLVDPVSALELDKESRTVKYNDQGDEVVISIKEAERGKRLFNDVCAQCHLGGVTKTNPNVGLSLEALEGAEPARDNIAGLIDYMKNPTTYDGEMEIEEIHPNTTRSDIYPEMRNLTEDDLEAIAAHILIQPNVRGRQWGGGKVYN; this comes from the coding sequence ATGTTGCGAAAACTCATTTTAATCACAGTGGCAACTGTGTTTTTTGCTTGTCAACTGCTCGTCGATCCTGTCTCTGCTTTAGAACTCGATAAAGAAAGTCGCACGGTTAAATATAACGACCAAGGCGATGAAGTTGTTATCAGTATCAAAGAAGCAGAAAGAGGAAAACGTCTGTTTAATGATGTTTGTGCTCAATGTCATTTAGGCGGCGTCACTAAAACGAATCCTAATGTTGGCTTGAGTTTAGAAGCATTAGAGGGTGCCGAACCCGCACGGGATAATATTGCCGGATTGATTGATTATATGAAAAACCCCACTACCTATGATGGGGAAATGGAGATTGAAGAAATTCATCCTAACACCACTCGTTCTGACATTTATCCCGAAATGAGAAACTTAACCGAAGACGATTTAGAAGCGATCGCGGCACATATTCTCATTCAGCCTAACGTTCGAGGAAGACAATGGGGCGGCGGTAAAGTTTATAACTAA
- a CDS encoding translation initiation factor IF-2 has product MGFAQLAITDLAREYHLSVEEVFHYCDQLGITYKNQDTCLALEDAKAVIQHILSQNRQSSGISGDKNLTESQN; this is encoded by the coding sequence ATGGGATTTGCACAACTTGCGATTACCGATCTCGCAAGGGAGTATCATCTTTCTGTTGAAGAGGTATTCCATTATTGCGATCAACTCGGAATCACTTATAAAAACCAAGACACCTGTCTCGCGTTGGAAGATGCAAAAGCAGTGATCCAACATATTTTGTCTCAAAATCGCCAGTCCTCTGGTATCAGCGGAGACAAAAATTTAACTGAGTCCCAAAACTAG
- the pgeF gene encoding peptidoglycan editing factor PgeF has translation MVFSSISSTEQGTWQWRQNKGLSYLQCRLLEEFPHGFFTRHFVDYSLEALTQVIAPDTTVYRTKQVHGKRVVTPSEIAQEEEKVVAADGLYSDEKKQALWVASADCTPALIADVKRQNVAAVHAGWRGTALSILPIAIARFLESNSQLSDLRVALGPAISGEVYQVDLAVAAQVGSSLLPTDADLSAEAIVEQLWQFHGSPLQPDPEPEKVRLDVRRVNTLQLEKMGFHPEQIAVAPHCTYQEPEHFFSYRRSREKAVQWSGIVSNA, from the coding sequence GTGGTTTTTTCCTCAATTTCTTCCACTGAACAGGGGACCTGGCAATGGCGACAAAACAAGGGATTAAGCTATTTGCAGTGTCGGTTGTTAGAAGAATTTCCTCATGGCTTTTTTACGCGCCATTTTGTTGATTACTCTCTAGAAGCATTAACGCAAGTTATTGCCCCGGATACAACGGTGTATCGCACTAAACAGGTGCATGGAAAACGAGTCGTGACGCCTTCAGAAATCGCGCAAGAAGAGGAGAAAGTTGTCGCAGCCGATGGTTTATACAGTGATGAGAAAAAACAAGCGCTTTGGGTTGCCAGCGCCGATTGCACGCCCGCTTTAATTGCAGATGTGAAACGGCAAAATGTAGCTGCCGTTCATGCGGGATGGCGAGGAACAGCATTATCCATTTTACCGATCGCGATCGCGCGCTTTTTAGAAAGCAATAGCCAACTTTCTGATTTACGGGTTGCCCTGGGACCTGCCATTAGTGGAGAAGTGTATCAGGTGGATTTAGCAGTGGCGGCACAAGTGGGCAGTAGCTTATTGCCAACAGACGCTGATTTATCTGCTGAAGCAATTGTAGAACAGCTTTGGCAATTCCATGGTTCACCGTTGCAACCTGACCCAGAACCGGAAAAAGTCCGTTTAGATGTCCGTCGCGTCAACACCTTACAATTGGAAAAAATGGGGTTTCATCCCGAACAAATTGCTGTTGCTCCCCATTGTACTTATCAAGAACCAGAACACTTCTTTTCCTATCGTCGGAGTCGAGAAAAGGCAGTGCAATGGTCAGGCATTGTTAGTAACGCTTAA
- the smpB gene encoding SsrA-binding protein SmpB: MSKENQPGGIKIIAENRKARFLYEILETYEAGIQLIGTEVKSIRAGRVNLQDGYALIRKGEVWLINVNISPYEATSSYFNHDPKRSRKLLLHRQEISKLIGKTEQKGLTLVPLKMYLKKGIVKIQIGLAKGKKLHDKRETIKRREDEKEMQRVVKRY, encoded by the coding sequence ATGAGTAAAGAAAATCAACCCGGTGGGATTAAAATTATTGCTGAAAATCGCAAAGCCCGCTTTCTCTATGAAATTTTAGAAACTTATGAAGCGGGAATTCAATTAATTGGAACGGAAGTAAAATCGATTCGAGCTGGACGGGTTAATTTACAAGATGGCTATGCCTTAATTCGTAAAGGAGAAGTTTGGCTAATCAACGTTAATATTTCTCCCTACGAAGCAACGAGTTCTTATTTTAATCATGACCCGAAACGCAGTCGCAAACTGTTACTGCACCGTCAAGAAATTAGTAAGTTAATCGGAAAGACCGAACAAAAAGGATTAACGCTCGTTCCTTTAAAGATGTATCTCAAGAAAGGGATTGTGAAAATCCAAATTGGCTTGGCGAAAGGGAAAAAATTACACGATAAGCGCGAAACAATTAAACGCCGTGAAGATGAAAAAGAAATGCAGCGTGTGGTTAAGCGTTACTAA
- a CDS encoding site-2 protease family protein — translation MDFFVILLLLAGITYLLVRRSASGLTSTPIWLLWLVVMTPAFTWTLWLLLMGEEEPIPILLILIPFLISPLLYFWLLQRGRQDRTPENSTVATNKEPLQTQLDHSSPEKDSENSQSTRLLTHSEEEKLKRCFPWEVYYLQNVDYGGQAVLCRGKLRTVPEKAYQKITNNVQNQFGDRFLILFQESLQGEPFFALVPNPKQEKVKNKTDDDLNKPWLSFGLAIITLFTTTIIGANLAGVSSEEFQANPELLREGLPYALTLMWILGCHEFSHYCTAIYYKIRATLPYFIPVPFFLGTFGAFIQMRSPVPHRKALFDVAIAGPLGGFVMTVPLLLWGLSLSEIVSLSEDSALLNINSLDPRSSLLMTVFCKIALGSEFGAEAALDLHPVAIAGYIGLIVTALNLMPVGQLDGGHIAHAIYGQRTAVIIGQIARFLMLLLALAEPSFLIWAIILFFMPLIDEPALNDVTELDDFRDLLGFLALTLLVMILLPLPATLTDLLNV, via the coding sequence ATGGATTTTTTCGTAATTTTATTACTGTTAGCAGGAATAACTTATCTTTTGGTGCGTCGTAGTGCAAGTGGCTTAACAAGTACTCCGATCTGGTTATTGTGGCTAGTAGTAATGACGCCTGCTTTTACTTGGACACTTTGGCTTTTATTAATGGGTGAAGAAGAACCCATTCCTATTTTATTAATTTTAATTCCTTTTTTAATTTCCCCTCTTCTGTATTTTTGGCTTTTGCAACGGGGAAGACAAGATCGCACTCCGGAAAATTCGACTGTTGCTACGAACAAAGAACCACTGCAAACCCAGTTAGACCATTCTTCCCCTGAGAAAGATTCTGAGAATTCTCAATCAACTCGTCTCTTAACTCACTCCGAAGAAGAAAAATTAAAGCGTTGTTTCCCTTGGGAAGTTTACTATCTACAAAATGTTGATTATGGGGGACAAGCTGTTTTATGTCGGGGAAAATTGCGAACTGTCCCAGAAAAGGCATACCAAAAAATCACAAATAATGTCCAAAATCAGTTTGGTGATCGCTTTTTAATTTTATTTCAAGAAAGTTTGCAAGGAGAACCTTTTTTTGCACTGGTTCCGAACCCAAAACAGGAAAAGGTAAAAAACAAAACTGATGATGATTTAAATAAACCTTGGCTATCGTTTGGGTTAGCTATTATTACTCTATTTACAACCACAATTATTGGCGCAAATTTAGCGGGCGTCTCCTCTGAGGAATTTCAAGCGAATCCAGAATTATTACGAGAAGGTTTACCCTATGCCTTAACCCTGATGTGGATTTTAGGGTGTCATGAATTTAGTCATTACTGCACGGCTATTTACTATAAAATTCGGGCGACTTTACCTTATTTTATTCCGGTTCCGTTCTTTTTAGGAACCTTTGGTGCCTTTATCCAAATGCGTTCACCGGTGCCTCATCGCAAAGCCTTATTTGATGTCGCGATCGCGGGACCCTTAGGGGGATTTGTGATGACCGTTCCACTGTTACTTTGGGGACTCTCTTTATCAGAAATTGTTTCTCTTTCTGAAGATTCGGCATTACTCAATATTAATTCCCTTGATCCTCGTTCTTCCTTGTTGATGACTGTTTTTTGTAAAATTGCTTTAGGGAGTGAATTCGGAGCGGAAGCCGCCCTCGATTTACATCCCGTCGCGATCGCGGGATATATTGGCTTAATTGTTACTGCTTTGAATTTAATGCCGGTGGGGCAACTCGATGGCGGGCACATTGCCCATGCCATCTATGGACAACGGACAGCCGTCATTATTGGTCAAATTGCTCGGTTTTTAATGTTATTGCTTGCCTTAGCTGAACCTAGTTTTCTGATTTGGGCAATCATTCTATTTTTTATGCCTTTAATCGATGAACCTGCACTCAATGATGTGACAGAGTTAGATGATTTTCGCGATTTATTAGGCTTCTTAGCTTTAACGCTATTAGTCATGATTTTATTACCGCTTCCTGCGACATTGACTGATTTATTAAATGTTTAA